Within the Gloeocapsa sp. DLM2.Bin57 genome, the region TTGGTTGTGACTTGTCGGGAAAACCAGATATTCTTATTAAAACAGCAAAAACAATACCAATAGCTGATAATTCGATGGGGTTGTTTCCTTTCAAGTACTCGAACACGTCTGGGATTTAGACTGGTATCTAGGAGAATGTTATCGTATCTTGAAACCAGGTGGCTGGTTATATCATCCCCGTCCTACAGATTGTCGTCGTTGGACTAAAGAAAATACGGGAATTATGGAGACAACCGATACCTAGATTAGAGTACAAATAGCTTATTATTAGATTACAGGACAACCAGAGATTCCCAAGAATTATTAACCAAGTTATAGGGGAGATCCCAACGCGGGTATATTGGGTTTAGATAAGCAAAGATATAGTTCTTATGATGTTGGTCAATCTTTGTTGATTTTACCAAGTAATTGGTTAGGAATGAAACTAGGTAGATTTTTTCCTCAATTAGCGGAAAGACAATTATTAAGATTCTGGGTAATTAATGCGGTAATTAGTTCTTTAGGTTTTTTATTATAGCTAGAAAACTTAATTTTCTTCTGGAGATATCAACCTGAAAATATAGAAATCGAGGAATTATATGAAGAATAACAAATAGCAATTAAATACTTGAAGATAACTTTTTTACCTTTTAACTTGAGAGATTTAGTTCTTAAAAATAATAATTAAAGTTTAGAGAATCTGTGTCTATTATTAATAATAGTGTGGTGGCTAATTTTTGGGTTAGCTATAGTGTTAACTGTGACTTGGCTCAGGAAAGCTTTACTTTAGTAAATGTTTTGCTAAAATACAGGAAAATTAGTAACAATTGCGGCTAGAAGAGGAGGAAACGAGTGGTTTATACAGAAGAAGCCCATCAACAAACCGTAGAATCAGAAATTATCACGGCAGCTCGAAAAATATACGATACTTATTATAGATTACATGGAACAACAGCCAGAACTCCCATTGGAGTAGCTTTAGATGAGAAAACCCATAGAGGTCAATTGTTGTTTACCAAAGCACCAATATTATTACCAGGAGAGTGTTTTGTTTCCGTCAATCAACTAGAATCAGAAGCTTAAAAAAATGTGGATAAGTGCGATCGCAGATCTAGTTATACAAACCTTTGTATTTGTATTTGGCGCAGCGATAGGAAGTTTTCTCAACGTGTTAGTCTATCGTCTCCCTGCGAAAATACCCCTAACCCATCCACCTTCACGATGTCCTAAATGTTTACATCCTTTGGGAAAAACAGAGAATATACCCATATTGGGTTGGTTATGGTTGAGAGGACGTTGTCGCTGGTGTAAAACAGAGATATCATGGCGCTATCCTGGGGTAGAGACTTTCTGTGCTGTTTTATTTGTCTTGGTATTTCGTGAATTTGGGTTTAGTTGGTTTACTATTGGTTATTGGGGGTTAGTCAGTTGGCTAATAGCTTTAGCTTTAATCGATTTAGATACGATGATTTTACCCAATGAATTGACCCAATCTGGTTTAGTCATGGGATTAGGATTTCAATTTATCCTTGGATGTTACGAGGGTTCATTGACTGGAGGTAT harbors:
- a CDS encoding prepilin peptidase translates to MWISAIADLVIQTFVFVFGAAIGSFLNVLVYRLPAKIPLTHPPSRCPKCLHPLGKTENIPILGWLWLRGRCRWCKTEISWRYPGVETFCAVLFVLVFREFGFSWFTIGYWGLVSWLIALALIDLDTMILPNELTQSGLVMGLGFQFILGCYEGSLTGGIQRLMGGVVGAVLGIWLFEAIILIGTIALGQAAMGGGDAKLAAMIGAWLGWKYLLLTGFLACLLGAIIGGGAIALGWISRRQPIPFGPFLVLGAGISLFWGNAIISGYMNLFFL